Proteins encoded within one genomic window of Halobacteroides halobius DSM 5150:
- a CDS encoding HlyD family efflux transporter periplasmic adaptor subunit, whose amino-acid sequence MRDFGQISYPKQEKVNHKRKRGIVVWSIFFLICASLTSLVAINLLGYHSSKVVTARYQMLRKEFKTNGLLIKDEEVTFASQSGRLELNVPEGTRLSAGNKILTIYNGQQKDELYNYKAGIVSYKIDGLETTLTIKSRDELTYKSFKELRSSISKVAENDIVNIGRPLFKIIDNFKIYLAVLLPQNKLISYETGDKVEIEFNNFEVRNFQGEIDMILPDKPQNVMIIKLDKFIPLFVKLRRAEVTVIKEKYYGLVLPKSALIRNKNQQLGVQVQGYVKNYFQEVEVKARIDNKVVVKGVLPGDKVLLN is encoded by the coding sequence ATGAGAGATTTTGGACAGATAAGTTATCCTAAACAAGAAAAAGTTAATCATAAAAGGAAACGTGGAATTGTTGTATGGAGTATATTCTTTTTAATTTGTGCTAGTTTAACTTCTTTAGTAGCAATAAATCTACTAGGTTATCACTCTTCTAAAGTGGTGACAGCAAGGTACCAAATGTTAAGAAAAGAATTTAAGACTAACGGGTTGTTAATTAAAGATGAAGAAGTTACATTTGCTTCTCAATCTGGAAGGTTAGAACTTAATGTACCAGAGGGTACGAGACTAAGTGCAGGTAACAAGATATTGACTATTTATAATGGTCAACAAAAGGATGAACTTTATAATTATAAAGCAGGTATTGTAAGTTATAAAATTGATGGATTAGAAACTACTTTGACTATAAAAAGTCGAGATGAATTAACTTACAAATCTTTTAAAGAATTAAGAAGCTCTATTAGTAAAGTAGCAGAAAATGATATAGTGAATATAGGACGTCCATTATTTAAAATCATTGATAATTTTAAAATTTATTTAGCTGTATTATTACCGCAAAATAAACTTATTAGTTATGAAACAGGTGATAAGGTAGAGATAGAATTTAATAATTTTGAAGTTAGAAACTTTCAAGGGGAAATAGATATGATCTTACCTGATAAACCTCAAAATGTAATGATTATTAAACTAGATAAATTTATTCCTCTGTTTGTAAAGTTACGTAGAGCAGAAGTTACAGTAATTAAGGAGAAGTATTATGGGCTTGTACTTCCTAAATCAGCTTTGATTAGAAATAAAAATCAACAATTAGGAGTTCAGGTACAAGGTTACGTTAAAAATTATTTTCAAGAGGTAGAAGTAAAAGCAAGGATAGATAATAAAGTGGTAGTTAAGGGAGTACTTCCAGGAGATAAAGTCTTATTAAATTAA
- the phoU gene encoding phosphate signaling complex protein PhoU: MRQNFEEKLEQLNQDLLKMGSMVEERIHQAITALKEQDIELATEVVENDDELDDYEAEIEQKCIKMIALQQPVAKDLRRINMISKMATGLERIGDLAQNIAEIAQELAGKELIKPLVDLPRMAEIVQQMLRNGLDAFVNSNVELAEKVGKRDKEVNELDDQILRELLTYMMEKPQAIKQGNKLMFVSKHLERIGDNAKNIAEEVIYIVTGERVHY; this comes from the coding sequence ATGAGACAGAATTTTGAAGAAAAGCTAGAGCAGTTAAATCAAGATTTGTTAAAGATGGGGAGTATGGTAGAAGAAAGAATCCATCAAGCTATCACAGCTTTAAAGGAACAAGATATTGAATTAGCTACAGAAGTAGTTGAAAATGATGATGAGTTAGATGACTATGAGGCTGAAATTGAACAAAAATGTATTAAGATGATTGCTTTACAGCAGCCTGTAGCTAAAGACTTACGACGAATTAATATGATTTCTAAAATGGCAACTGGTTTAGAGAGAATTGGCGACTTGGCCCAAAATATTGCTGAAATTGCTCAAGAATTAGCTGGTAAAGAATTAATTAAACCATTAGTTGATTTACCAAGGATGGCTGAGATAGTTCAGCAGATGTTAAGAAATGGTTTAGATGCTTTTGTTAATTCTAATGTAGAATTGGCTGAAAAGGTAGGAAAAAGAGATAAGGAAGTAAATGAATTAGATGATCAAATTTTAAGAGAGTTATTAACTTATATGATGGAGAAACCTCAGGCAATTAAACAAGGGAATAAATTAATGTTTGTCAGTAAGCATTTAGAACGCATTGGAGATAATGCTAAGAATATTGCTGAGGAAGTAATTTATATAGTTACTGGAGAAAGAGTACATTACTAG
- the phoU gene encoding phosphate signaling complex protein PhoU, with protein sequence MRHSFQQELKELNDNLVKLGIMVEEAIYYAINSLRYNKNDLAQQVINNDSKIDDFQLNIEEECTQLIALQQPVAKDLRRIVSISKISSNLERIGDLAQNIAQITLELNPTRLPNDLLQLAEMVYKMVYQTLTAFVGDNIRLARKIARWDKEIDKLEQELTEKLLKQMNKNPQSLTTKNHLLFIIRYLERIADYATNICEETIYMLKGVREEY encoded by the coding sequence GTGCGGCATAGTTTTCAGCAAGAGTTAAAAGAGCTAAATGATAATTTAGTTAAGTTAGGAATTATGGTTGAAGAAGCTATTTATTATGCTATTAATTCTTTGCGGTACAATAAGAATGACCTGGCACAACAAGTAATAAATAATGATAGTAAAATAGATGATTTTCAATTAAACATTGAAGAAGAGTGTACTCAGTTGATTGCTCTCCAGCAACCTGTAGCTAAAGACTTAAGGAGAATAGTTTCTATCTCTAAGATAAGTAGTAACTTAGAGCGGATTGGTGATTTGGCTCAAAATATTGCCCAGATAACTTTAGAATTAAATCCAACAAGATTACCAAATGATTTATTACAGTTAGCAGAAATGGTATATAAAATGGTTTATCAAACTTTAACTGCTTTTGTTGGAGATAATATTAGGTTAGCTCGAAAGATAGCACGATGGGATAAAGAAATTGATAAATTAGAGCAAGAACTAACTGAAAAATTATTAAAACAGATGAATAAAAATCCTCAGTCATTAACAACTAAGAATCACTTATTATTTATTATTCGCTATTTAGAACGTATTGCAGACTATGCTACAAATATTTGTGAAGAAACCATTTATATGTTAAAAGGAGTCAGGGAAGAATATTAA
- the pstA gene encoding phosphate ABC transporter permease PstA, with the protein MKDYFAEQSQEEANKRVRKRKMLDKFFQGAMFLCTIFGIVMLAVLLIYVLQEGLAWLDFDFLTSYPSRFPEQAGLKSAFVGSIWVIGLVALISFPLGVGTALYLEEYADQNSWFFRILKLNIANLAGVPSVVYGLLGLAVFVELLNFGRSILAGAATLSLLILPVIIVAAQEAIKSVPDSLKEGAYALGMTKWQTIKAVVFPYAAPGIFTGVILALSRAMGEAAPLLIIGAAGYVPFLPRGPFDIFTVLPIQIFNWTLRPQSEFHHVASAGIIVLLVVLLTANGIAIILRNKYQKDID; encoded by the coding sequence ATGAAAGATTACTTTGCAGAGCAATCACAAGAAGAAGCCAATAAAAGAGTCAGAAAAAGAAAAATGTTAGATAAATTTTTCCAAGGTGCAATGTTTTTATGCACTATTTTTGGGATTGTTATGTTGGCAGTATTATTGATTTATGTTTTACAAGAAGGACTTGCTTGGTTAGATTTTGATTTTTTAACTAGTTATCCCTCTCGGTTTCCTGAACAGGCTGGACTGAAATCAGCTTTTGTAGGGAGTATTTGGGTGATTGGATTAGTAGCTTTAATATCTTTTCCGTTAGGTGTAGGAACTGCATTGTACTTAGAAGAATATGCTGATCAGAATTCTTGGTTCTTTCGAATTTTAAAGCTAAATATAGCTAATTTAGCTGGGGTTCCTTCGGTTGTATATGGTTTATTAGGACTAGCTGTCTTTGTGGAGTTGCTTAATTTTGGTAGAAGTATATTAGCTGGTGCAGCAACATTGAGTTTGCTTATTTTACCAGTAATTATTGTAGCAGCCCAAGAGGCAATAAAATCAGTACCTGATTCACTAAAAGAGGGTGCTTACGCATTGGGAATGACTAAATGGCAAACTATAAAGGCAGTTGTATTTCCTTATGCAGCTCCAGGTATCTTTACTGGTGTAATATTAGCTTTATCTAGAGCAATGGGAGAAGCAGCACCATTATTAATTATAGGAGCAGCAGGATATGTTCCATTTTTACCAAGAGGACCATTTGATATCTTCACTGTGTTGCCAATTCAAATTTTCAATTGGACACTACGACCACAGTCTGAATTTCATCATGTAGCTTCCGCAGGAATTATTGTATTATTAGTTGTATTATTGACGGCTAATGGTATTGCAATCATATTAAGAAATAAATACCAAAAAGATATAGATTAA
- the pstB gene encoding phosphate ABC transporter ATP-binding protein PstB, producing the protein MSKNKIEINNLDFYYGDFQALQDISLEVPENKVTALIGPSGCGKSTFIRTINRMNDLIEIAITDGEVKVDGQDIYHPSVDVVDLRKRVGMVFQHPNPFPKSIYENVAYGPRIHGIKDKNKLDQIVEESLKSAALWDEVKDKLDASAFGISGGQKQRLCIARALAINPDVLLMDEPTSALDPIATGKIEDLVDELKQDYTIVMVTHSMQQAARISDYTAFFFMGELIEHGPTEKIFENPENQKTEDYITGRFG; encoded by the coding sequence ATGTCTAAAAATAAGATTGAAATTAATAATTTAGACTTTTACTATGGAGATTTTCAAGCATTGCAGGATATATCACTTGAGGTTCCTGAAAATAAAGTTACAGCTTTAATCGGGCCAAGTGGATGTGGTAAATCAACTTTTATTCGTACGATTAATCGGATGAATGATTTAATTGAAATTGCCATAACAGATGGTGAGGTTAAAGTAGACGGACAAGATATTTATCATCCTAGTGTTGATGTTGTTGATTTACGTAAAAGAGTAGGAATGGTATTTCAACATCCTAATCCGTTTCCAAAGTCTATTTATGAAAATGTAGCTTATGGTCCTAGAATTCATGGGATTAAAGATAAAAATAAATTAGATCAAATTGTAGAAGAGAGTTTAAAATCTGCTGCTTTATGGGATGAAGTGAAGGATAAATTAGATGCATCAGCTTTTGGGATCTCTGGTGGACAAAAGCAACGATTATGTATTGCTAGAGCATTAGCAATTAATCCAGATGTTTTATTAATGGATGAGCCCACTTCAGCTTTAGATCCAATTGCAACAGGAAAAATAGAAGATTTAGTTGATGAGTTAAAGCAAGATTATACAATCGTAATGGTAACTCATAGTATGCAACAAGCAGCTCGTATTTCTGATTACACAGCTTTTTTCTTTATGGGAGAGCTAATTGAGCATGGGCCCACAGAAAAGATCTTTGAAAATCCTGAGAACCAAAAGACAGAAGATTATATTACGGGTAGATTTGGATAA
- a CDS encoding methyl-accepting chemotaxis protein, protein MLNFKDKLLKLKLKKFRSIKQRFNQLKFKHKLVLGFLAVILVFVIGSSINIIFLNNIDNHATTLRNSGDNMYYILRLSALIRAKYMDAVDISNNDLQAIKHFKKHKAQTDKLIAQLQKNINSKRGQRVLRGLISENNNFDKTFINQLIPLYKLKNGEKTAYNGNQSFSLAMFKVNDIRNDLIYLSSKLSEIFVDKRMKAANDLTQNIKSSYKSFIIILASTIVIAFLIITLLEKNLINTLQKLVDYSHELASGNLNIDKLKIKTNDQIEELAKSFNIMVDNLSNLISNITSTSNQVTSFSQQLSALATEANSTVQSASTVVDQMSSGVDQVAASSQEVMEFSHTVTDITKKGDDKITKSAIKMEQIHDTVEEISGVINTFNQQSKQIGQITEMINQIADQTNLLALNAAIEAARAGEHGQGFAVVAEEIRELATETAQATDKIEGLIDDIQQQSKKANQVISKGKKVTYQGEQVIEETGEAFNQVNNAVAETVSYIEETTASTEQLASGSQQVLNVTDEIGLISQEVSQEAEKLSSMAEDLNNLLQNFDV, encoded by the coding sequence ATGTTAAATTTTAAAGATAAATTATTAAAGTTAAAATTGAAAAAGTTTAGATCTATTAAGCAAAGATTTAATCAGTTGAAATTTAAGCATAAATTAGTTTTAGGGTTTTTAGCGGTAATTTTAGTTTTTGTAATAGGGTCAAGTATCAATATAATCTTTTTAAATAATATTGATAATCATGCTACTACTTTACGTAACTCTGGTGACAATATGTATTATATTTTGAGATTGTCTGCTTTAATTAGGGCCAAGTATATGGATGCTGTTGATATATCTAATAATGATCTACAAGCAATTAAACATTTTAAAAAGCATAAAGCCCAGACTGATAAATTGATTGCGCAGTTACAAAAAAATATTAATAGTAAACGAGGGCAACGAGTATTAAGAGGATTAATTTCTGAAAATAATAATTTTGATAAGACTTTTATTAATCAGTTAATTCCTCTTTATAAGCTAAAGAATGGAGAAAAGACAGCGTATAATGGTAATCAAAGTTTTTCTTTAGCAATGTTTAAGGTAAATGATATTAGAAATGATTTGATTTATCTTAGTAGTAAATTAAGTGAGATATTTGTAGATAAAAGAATGAAGGCTGCAAATGATTTAACTCAAAATATAAAGTCTAGTTATAAATCATTTATAATAATTTTAGCAAGTACTATAGTAATAGCCTTTTTAATTATTACTTTGTTAGAGAAAAATTTAATTAATACTCTTCAAAAGTTAGTAGATTATAGTCATGAATTAGCAAGTGGTAATTTAAATATCGATAAATTAAAGATTAAAACTAATGATCAAATTGAAGAATTAGCTAAATCATTTAATATTATGGTTGATAATTTATCCAACTTGATATCTAATATAACTAGTACTAGTAACCAAGTTACTAGTTTTAGTCAACAATTATCAGCTTTAGCTACAGAAGCTAATTCTACTGTTCAATCAGCATCTACAGTAGTTGATCAAATGTCTTCTGGAGTAGACCAAGTTGCAGCGAGCAGTCAAGAGGTAATGGAGTTCTCCCATACAGTAACTGATATAACAAAAAAGGGAGATGACAAGATTACTAAATCAGCTATTAAAATGGAGCAAATTCATGATACTGTAGAAGAGATTTCAGGAGTAATTAATACATTTAATCAACAATCTAAACAAATTGGTCAAATCACTGAAATGATAAATCAGATTGCTGACCAAACTAATCTATTGGCATTAAATGCTGCAATTGAAGCAGCAAGAGCCGGTGAACACGGGCAAGGTTTTGCAGTAGTAGCAGAGGAAATTAGAGAATTAGCTACTGAAACTGCGCAGGCTACAGATAAGATTGAAGGTTTAATTGATGATATTCAACAGCAGTCTAAAAAAGCTAATCAAGTAATTAGTAAAGGTAAAAAAGTAACTTATCAAGGAGAGCAAGTGATAGAAGAGACAGGAGAAGCTTTTAATCAAGTTAATAATGCTGTAGCTGAAACAGTAAGTTATATAGAAGAAACAACAGCATCTACTGAGCAACTTGCTTCAGGTAGCCAACAAGTTTTAAATGTAACTGATGAAATTGGATTAATTTCTCAGGAGGTTAGTCAAGAAGCAGAAAAACTATCTAGTATGGCAGAAGATTTAAATAATTTATTACAAAATTTTGATGTTTAA
- a CDS encoding PhoH family protein — protein sequence MEKIYILDTNVVLHDPRAIFSFEDNQVMIPMAVIEEIDDQKKRQDSVGQNARIFSRYLDELRTKGDLSQGVNLKSGGILKTNLSHHLSSELPPELDINKVDNIILAHSLSISKETDLPVVLISKDVNLRIKANVWGITAQDYETDVVDIDELYSGMKDIKLPSEKIDQFFTEKELKVNDLKTDKLFPNQFINLAAQLDNSQSALSFYDSKQGIIRPFIFNTNDVWGIHPRNREQRCALELLLNDQIKLVTLVGKAGTGKTLLALAAGLQKVVEAKDYEKLIVARPIVPMGKDLGYLPGSEREKLRPWMEPIFDVRPVVA from the coding sequence ATGGAGAAGATTTATATTTTAGATACTAATGTAGTTTTACATGATCCTAGAGCAATATTTTCTTTTGAGGATAATCAAGTTATGATTCCAATGGCTGTCATTGAAGAAATAGATGACCAAAAGAAAAGACAGGATTCGGTAGGCCAAAATGCTCGAATCTTTTCTAGGTATTTAGATGAATTAAGAACTAAAGGGGATTTATCTCAAGGAGTTAATCTTAAAAGTGGAGGAATATTAAAAACAAATTTATCTCATCATTTAAGTTCAGAATTGCCACCGGAGTTAGATATCAATAAAGTTGATAATATTATTTTAGCCCATTCTTTAAGTATTAGTAAAGAAACTGATCTACCAGTAGTCTTGATCTCTAAAGATGTTAATTTGAGAATTAAAGCTAATGTATGGGGCATAACAGCTCAAGATTATGAAACAGATGTGGTAGATATTGATGAGCTTTATTCAGGAATGAAAGATATAAAACTTCCTTCTGAAAAGATAGATCAATTCTTCACTGAAAAAGAATTAAAAGTTAATGATTTAAAAACAGATAAATTATTTCCTAATCAATTTATTAATTTAGCAGCCCAGTTAGACAATTCTCAATCTGCTTTATCATTTTATGATAGTAAACAGGGCATAATTAGGCCCTTTATCTTTAATACTAATGATGTATGGGGCATTCATCCTCGTAATAGAGAGCAAAGATGTGCTTTGGAGTTATTGCTAAATGATCAAATTAAATTAGTTACTTTAGTGGGAAAAGCAGGAACTGGAAAAACTTTATTGGCTCTAGCTGCTGGGTTACAAAAGGTAGTTGAGGCAAAGGATTATGAAAAGTTAATAGTTGCTCGACCTATTGTACCAATGGGTAAAGATCTAGGCTATTTACCAGGTAGTGAAAGGGAAAAACTAAGACCATGGATGGAACCCATTTTTGATGTGCGACCAGTTGTAGCTTGA
- a CDS encoding PstS family phosphate ABC transporter substrate-binding protein: MFNKKTLVLSLVLVLTLGVVFTVTNKAGAWWIFGDDKEEDKLTGRVIIDGSSTVYPITQAIAEEFMKEYPGVRVTVGVSGTGGGFEKYVVGETDINDASRTIGPKEKALANKNGIKSTRITVAYDGISVIVNPKNDWTQSMTVKELHQIWKPGSNVETWSDIRPNWPDKEIDLYGPGSDSGTFDYFTEAINGEEGASRANYTPSESDNVLVQGVAGNKYALGYFGYAYYKENKGKLDVVAIDNGAGKPVKPSMKTIGNGTYKPLARPLFFYVNNASLKNKKAVEKFVKFYMKNAKEIVPQIGYVPLSKAKYQSQLDKLDKVAN, encoded by the coding sequence ATGTTTAACAAAAAAACTTTAGTTTTATCTTTAGTATTAGTCTTGACTTTAGGAGTAGTATTTACTGTAACAAACAAAGCAGGAGCATGGTGGATCTTTGGTGATGATAAAGAGGAAGATAAATTAACAGGAAGAGTAATAATTGATGGTTCTTCTACGGTCTATCCGATTACTCAAGCAATTGCTGAGGAATTTATGAAAGAATACCCAGGTGTGAGAGTAACAGTTGGTGTTTCTGGAACAGGTGGTGGATTTGAAAAGTATGTAGTAGGAGAAACAGATATTAATGATGCTTCTCGTACAATTGGCCCTAAAGAAAAAGCTTTAGCTAATAAAAATGGAATTAAATCTACTAGGATAACAGTAGCTTATGACGGAATTTCTGTAATTGTTAATCCTAAAAATGATTGGACACAAAGTATGACTGTTAAAGAATTACATCAGATTTGGAAGCCAGGAAGTAATGTTGAGACATGGAGTGATATTAGACCAAATTGGCCAGATAAAGAAATTGATTTATATGGGCCAGGTAGTGACTCAGGTACATTTGATTACTTTACAGAAGCAATTAATGGAGAAGAAGGAGCAAGTCGAGCCAATTATACACCAAGTGAAAGTGATAATGTATTAGTCCAGGGTGTAGCAGGAAATAAATATGCTTTAGGATATTTTGGTTATGCTTATTATAAAGAAAACAAAGGTAAGTTAGATGTAGTGGCAATTGATAATGGAGCAGGTAAACCAGTTAAACCGTCAATGAAGACGATTGGAAATGGAACTTATAAGCCATTGGCTAGACCTTTGTTCTTCTATGTAAATAATGCTTCACTAAAGAATAAAAAGGCAGTAGAAAAGTTTGTGAAATTTTATATGAAAAATGCTAAAGAAATTGTACCACAAATAGGTTATGTACCACTTTCTAAAGCTAAATATCAATCTCAACTTGACAAACTTGATAAAGTTGCCAACTAA
- a CDS encoding Na+/H+ antiporter NhaC family protein yields the protein MSKEKVEKLNFRLGSLGGAVPMLFFVFWAIFISVQGAADTNGLIVGALIGLALGMFLVKDKWDDYCEAIFTGMSQEVGVVAIIAWFFAGTFAQILQEGGLVKGLVWVASATGVEGALFVVVTFLLAALFSTAVGTGYGTVVAFTTLMYPAGLIMGAHPIVLFAAILSGAAFGDNLAPVSDTTIVSAVTQETDVPGVVRSRFKYSISAAIPSLILLYVFGGASGDTGVSAAKAAEYMANSANPSGLLFLIPFALVIYLAMSGNHLIVSLTWGIITASVLGLGSGLIKMQDLLYVNSQAGVVEGAIVSGVVGYVPMAILILLIVAAGYIMEIGGTMQGMKKWLANKVKDSASRAELSMWSLIAGLNVFITINTAAEIAAAPFVKEVGEDFHIHPYRRANLLDATSSALGYIFPWSAAVLLGYSTLENMAGQYEFIKLIDTTQIWPYVFHGWFLVAIMFIASITGLGRRYIGADGEPVKELPQGVELGLENEVTSS from the coding sequence ATGTCGAAGGAAAAAGTTGAAAAATTAAATTTTAGACTAGGTAGTTTAGGTGGAGCAGTACCGATGTTATTTTTTGTGTTTTGGGCTATTTTTATATCTGTTCAAGGGGCTGCTGATACTAATGGATTAATTGTAGGAGCTTTAATAGGATTGGCTTTAGGTATGTTTTTAGTTAAAGATAAGTGGGATGATTATTGTGAAGCAATTTTTACTGGTATGTCTCAAGAGGTTGGAGTAGTAGCTATTATAGCTTGGTTTTTTGCTGGGACTTTCGCTCAAATTTTGCAAGAAGGTGGATTAGTTAAAGGATTAGTTTGGGTGGCAAGTGCTACTGGTGTAGAAGGTGCATTATTTGTAGTTGTTACTTTCTTATTAGCTGCTTTATTTTCTACTGCAGTAGGAACCGGTTATGGTACTGTAGTAGCATTTACAACATTAATGTATCCAGCTGGATTGATTATGGGGGCCCATCCAATTGTTTTATTTGCAGCTATCTTAAGTGGAGCTGCTTTTGGAGATAACTTGGCCCCAGTATCTGATACGACAATTGTTTCTGCTGTAACACAAGAAACAGATGTACCAGGAGTAGTGAGGTCTCGATTTAAGTATTCTATTTCTGCTGCAATTCCATCATTAATTTTATTATATGTTTTTGGTGGTGCTAGTGGTGATACAGGAGTTAGTGCGGCTAAAGCTGCTGAATATATGGCTAATTCAGCCAATCCTAGTGGTTTATTATTCTTAATTCCATTTGCATTAGTAATTTATTTAGCTATGAGTGGAAATCATTTAATTGTTTCTTTAACCTGGGGAATTATTACTGCTTCTGTATTAGGATTAGGCAGTGGATTAATTAAGATGCAAGACTTGTTATATGTTAATAGCCAAGCAGGTGTTGTTGAAGGTGCTATAGTATCTGGAGTAGTGGGATATGTCCCAATGGCTATTTTAATCTTATTAATTGTAGCAGCTGGCTATATTATGGAGATTGGTGGTACAATGCAAGGTATGAAAAAATGGTTAGCAAACAAAGTTAAAGATAGTGCTTCTCGGGCTGAACTATCTATGTGGTCTTTAATTGCTGGTTTGAATGTATTTATCACAATTAATACAGCAGCTGAGATTGCTGCTGCACCTTTTGTAAAAGAGGTAGGAGAGGATTTTCATATTCATCCTTATCGTAGAGCTAATTTATTAGATGCAACTTCATCAGCTTTAGGTTATATTTTCCCATGGAGTGCAGCAGTATTATTAGGCTATAGTACTTTAGAGAATATGGCTGGACAATATGAATTTATAAAGTTAATTGATACAACTCAGATTTGGCCTTATGTATTTCATGGTTGGTTCTTAGTTGCTATTATGTTTATAGCATCAATTACTGGTCTTGGTAGAAGATACATTGGAGCAGATGGCGAACCAGTAAAAGAGTTACCACAAGGAGTAGAATTAGGATTAGAAAATGAAGTTACTTCTTCATAG
- the pstC gene encoding phosphate ABC transporter permease subunit PstC gives MSNSTQEVQRSYLKEKIVKAILTFFAAISILTTIGIVFTLFEEAYTFFQQVSIVEFMTSTRWTPIIKPREFGVLPLVTGTLMIAILSSLLALPIGLGSAIYLSEYASKKTSKIIKPLLEILAGIPSVVYGYFALTFITPTLQLIIPKLEVFNALSASIAVGVMIIPMVASLSEDAMKAIPDSVRHGAYALGATRFEVATQVVIPGALSGIISSFILAISRAIGETMIVAIAAGANSLLNFNPLTSIQTMTGFMANMSLGDVSQGSLEYKTLFAVGTLLFMITLIMNLLAKVVVYMQEEEGY, from the coding sequence ATGAGTAATTCAACACAAGAGGTTCAGAGAAGTTATCTTAAAGAAAAAATCGTTAAGGCAATCTTAACTTTCTTTGCTGCTATTTCTATCTTAACGACAATTGGAATTGTTTTTACTTTATTTGAAGAGGCTTATACTTTTTTTCAGCAGGTTTCTATTGTTGAGTTTATGACGAGTACTAGATGGACTCCTATTATTAAGCCACGTGAATTTGGAGTATTACCATTAGTTACTGGAACGTTAATGATTGCTATTTTATCTAGTCTGCTTGCGTTACCTATTGGCTTAGGTAGTGCTATTTATTTAAGCGAATATGCTTCTAAAAAAACAAGTAAAATTATTAAGCCATTATTAGAAATCTTAGCTGGTATTCCTTCAGTTGTATATGGTTACTTTGCTTTAACTTTTATTACTCCAACACTACAATTAATCATACCGAAATTAGAGGTGTTTAATGCTTTAAGTGCTAGTATTGCAGTTGGAGTTATGATCATACCAATGGTTGCTTCATTAAGTGAAGATGCAATGAAAGCTATTCCTGATTCAGTTAGGCATGGAGCATATGCATTAGGGGCAACTAGATTTGAGGTAGCCACACAAGTTGTCATTCCAGGAGCGTTATCGGGAATTATTTCTTCTTTTATACTGGCTATTTCAAGAGCAATTGGTGAAACAATGATTGTTGCTATTGCAGCAGGAGCTAATAGTTTACTTAATTTTAATCCTTTAACAAGTATTCAGACGATGACTGGGTTTATGGCTAATATGAGTTTAGGAGATGTTTCGCAAGGTTCACTTGAATATAAAACTTTATTTGCAGTAGGAACATTATTATTTATGATTACATTAATTATGAATTTATTAGCTAAGGTAGTTGTTTATATGCAGGAAGAGGAGGGGTACTAA